The following proteins are co-located in the Gossypium hirsutum isolate 1008001.06 chromosome A02, Gossypium_hirsutum_v2.1, whole genome shotgun sequence genome:
- the LOC107951590 gene encoding probable protein phosphatase 2C 13 encodes MIVSSNMGAEADIIFRHQVVDVMSISTQVSRFDSVAACAETIGDAVIESSVVKFVPRIRSGSCANIGPRRSMEDEHIRIDDLSSHLGSIFNPSIPTAFYAVFDGHGGVDAAAYIKSNATRLFFEDFDFPQVSDIDAVFLKELEDSHRKAFLLADLALAAESSVSSSCGTTVLTALVLGRHLLVANAGDCRAVLCRKGTAVEMSHDHRPSYLPERKRVEELGGFIDDGYLNGYLSVTRALGDWDMKFPLGSASPLIAEPDVRQIVLSEDDEFLIIGCDGIWDVMSSQFAVSLVRRALRRHDNPEECAKELVNEASRLNSSDNLTAIVICFSSPARVESCPPHRRRFRSCNLSEEARNKLKSLLEGN; translated from the exons ATGATTGTCAGTTCAAATATGGGAGCCGAAGCCGATATCATATTTCGCCACCAAGTTGTTGATGTAATGTCGATTTCCACCCAAGTTTCTCGCTTCGATTCG GTTGCAGCTTGTGCTGAGACCATTGGAGATGCTGTTATTGAGTCATCTGTTGTCAAATTTGTGCCAAGAATTCGTTCTGGTAGCTGTGCGAACATCGGTCCACGGAGATCTATGGAGGATGAACACataaggattgatgatctatcttCCCATCTGGGTTCTATCTTTAATCCTTCAATTCCAACTGCTTTTTATGCCGTTTTTGATGGTCATGGTGGTGTGGATGCCGCTGCTTATATCAAGAGCAATGCTACAAGGTTATTTTTCGAAGATTTTGATTTTCCGCAAGTATCTGATATTGATGCTGTTTTCTTAAAAGAGTTGGAGGATTCTCATAGGAAGGCGTTTTTGTTGGCTGACCTTGCCTTGGCTGCTGAAAGCAGTGTTAGCAGTTCTTGTGGAACAACAGTGCTGACTGCTCTTGTACTTGGAAGGCATTTGCTAGTTGCAAATGCTGGTGATTGCCGAGCTGTTCTTTGCCGAAAAGGTACTGCTGTTGAAATGTCTCATGACCATAGACCATCTTACTTGCCAGAGCGCAAGCGAGTTGAGGAATTGGGTGGCTTCATTGATGATGGGTATCTTAATGGTTATCTTTCGGTCACAAGGGCTCTTGGAGATTGGGACATGAAATTCCCTCTTGGATCAGCATCTCCTCTGATTGCAGAGCCAGATGTTAGACAGATTGTATTATCAGAGGACGATGAATTTTTGATCATTGGTTGTGATGGCATTTGGGATGTCATGTCAAGTCAGTTTGCTGTCAGCCTGGTTCGCCGTGCTCTAAGACGACACGATAACCCGGAAGAATGTGCCAAAGAATTAGTCAATGAAGCATCGCGCCTGAATTCATCAGATAACCTCACTGCAATCGTCATCTGCTTTTCTTCCCCTGCTCGTGTTGAGTCATGCCCTCCCCATCGGCGAAGGTTTAGGAGCTGCAATCTATCTGAGGAGGCTAGGAATAAGTTGAAGAGCTTGTTAGAAGGCAATTGA
- the LOC107951591 gene encoding hydroxyproline O-galactosyltransferase GALT3 isoform X1 yields the protein MKPLRSTFGLFKMKKWYGGVLILVLAIVMVFSYSLRETQRPQPKKKQSAYDFFNNHPPIDSHRKGNDSFKLPKVEAKKPSLIQKPKLINVEGLDKLYAPRNVSEQESNVLLLWPHLHLLLSRSDALPETGQGIKEAAKAWKELLALIEEEKTTKLSNNIRLKEKNCPFSVCSPDNALFSGGNILELPCGLVEDSSITLIGTPNGSYRSFEIDLVGSNFSEEPKPPIVLHYNVSVAGDNMTEEPFIAQNTWTNELGWGKEEKCPSHVSSNNLKVDGLGLCNEQLVRSTMEENQNVSVSSGDASTNASQQSSHASANFPFVEGNPFTATLWVGLEGFHMTVNGRHETSFAYREKLEPWSVSGVKVVGGLDLLSAFAKGLPVPEDHDLIVNSKILKAPVITRKRLVMLVGVFSTGNNFERRMALRRSWMQFEAVRSGDVAVQFFIGLNKNLQVNFELWKEAQAYGDIQFMPFVDYYSLISLKTIAICIMGTKSLPAKYIMKTDDDAFVRIDEVLSSLKEKPSNGLLYGLIEFDSSPHREKDSKWYISDEEWPHSSYPPWAHGPGYIISRDVAKFIVQGHKERELKLFKLEDVAMGIWIEEFKRSGREVHYITDDRFYNAGCESNYILAHYQGPRMVLCLWEKLQKEHQAYCCE from the exons ATGAAACCATTAAGATCAACTTTTGGGTTATTCAAAATGAAGAAATGGTATGGTGGAGTGCTGATTTTAGTTCTTGCTATAGTCATGGTTTTCAGTTATAGCCTTAGAGAAACCCAAAGGCCCCAACCAAAAAAAAAGCAGTCAGCCTATGATTTCTTCAATAACCATCCACCCATAGATTCTCATAGAAAGGGAAATGATTCCTTTAAACTTCCCAAGGTGGAAGCTAAAAAACCATCCTTAATACAGAAACCCAAACTTATCAATGTTGAAGGGCTTGACAAATTGTATGCtccaagaaatgtttctgaaCAGGAGTCAAATGTCTTGCTTTTGTGGCCTCATTTGCACTTGCTATTGTCGAGGTCTGATGCTTTACCTGAAACTGGTCAGGGGATTAAAGAGGCTGCTAAAGCCTGGAAAGAATTACTTGCTTTGATCGAGGAAGAGAAAACTACTAAACTTAGTAATAACATCCGGCTGAAAGAGAAAAACTGTCCTTTCTCGGTTTGCAGCCCGGACAATGCATTGTTTAGTGGTGGAAATATACTTGAACTACCTTGTGGTCTAGTTGAGGATTCATCCATCACATTGATTGGTACCCCTAATGGGAGCTACCGGAGTTTTGAAATTGATCTTGTGGGATCAAACTTTTCAGAGGAACCGAAACCTCCTATTGTATTGCATTACAATGTCAGTGTTGCCGGAGATAACATGACAGAAGAGCCGTTTATAGCTCAAAATACATGGACTAATGAACTTGGCTGGGGAAAAGAGGAAAAATGTCCTTCTCATGTATCTTCTAACAATTTAAAAG TTGATGGACTTGGTCTTTGCAATGAACAACTTGTCAGAAGCACCATGGAAGAAAATCAGAATGTTAGTGTTTCTAGTGGCGATGCCTCGACAAATGCTTCCCAGCAAAGCAGCCATGCAAGTGCTAATTTCCCATTTGTTGAAGGGAACCCATTCACAGCTACCTTATGGGTCGGTTTAGAGGGGTTCCATATGACTGTAAATGGAAGGCATGAAACATCATTTGCATACAGGGAG AAACTTGAACCATGGTCAGTTAGTGGAGTCAAAGTTGTAGGTGGTTTGGATCTCTTATCTGCGTTTGCCAAAGGCTTGCCTGTTCCTGAAGATCATGATTTAATTGTCAATTCCAAGATACTTAAAGCTCCTGTGATTACTAGGAAAAGACTTGTAATGTTAGTTGGGGTCTTCTCCACTGGAAATAATTTCGAGCGTCGTATGGCATTGAGAAGATCTTGGATGCAATTTGAGGCTGTACGCTCCGGGGATGTAGCAGTCCAGTTCTTTATTGGCCtt AATAAGAACTTACAAGTCAACTTTGAGCTGTGGAAAGAAGCTCAAGCATATGGAGACATCCAATTCATGCCCTTTGTTGATTACTATAGTCTGATCAGTTTGAAAACTATTGCAATTTGCATTATGGGG ACTAAGAGCCTCCCTGCAAAATATATTATGAAAACAGATGACGATGCCTTTGTCAGGATTGATGAAGTTCTCTCCAGTCTCAAGGAAAAGCCATCCAATGGCCTATTGTATGGCCTTATAGAATTCGATTCATCTCCTCATAGGGAAAAAGACAGCAAATGGTACATCAGTGATGAG GAATGGCCACATTCTTCGTATCCACCATGGGCCCATGGTCCAGGTTATATTATCTCTCGAGATGTTGCGAAATTCATTGTCCAAGGACACAAAGAAAGAGAACTCAAG CTTTTCAAACTAGAAGACGTTGCAATGGGTATATGGATTGAAGAATTCAAAAGAAGTGGTCGAGAAGTGCATTATATCACCGATGACAGATTCTACAATGCCGGCTGTGAATCAAATTACATTCTTGCGCACTATCAAGGCCCAAGGATGGTGTTATGCCTTTGGGAAAAGTTGCAGAAAGAGCACCAGGCCTACTGTTGTGAGTAA
- the LOC107951591 gene encoding hydroxyproline O-galactosyltransferase GALT3 isoform X2: protein MKPLRSTFGLFKMKKWYGGVLILVLAIVMVFSYSLRETQRPQPKKKQSAYDFFNNHPPIDSHRKGNDSFKLPKVEAKKPSLIQKPKLINVEGLDKLYAPRNVSEQESNVLLLWPHLHLLLSRSDALPETGQGIKEAAKAWKELLALIEEEKTTKLSNNIRLKEKNCPFSVCSPDNALFSGGNILELPCGLVEDSSITLIGTPNGSYRSFEIDLVGSNFSEEPKPPIVLHYNVSVAGDNMTEEPFIAQNTWTNELGWGKEEKCPSHVSSNNLKVDGLGLCNEQLVRSTMEENQNVSVSSGDASTNASQQSSHASANFPFVEGNPFTATLWVGLEGFHMTVNGRHETSFAYREKLEPWSVSGVKVVGGLDLLSAFAKGLPVPEDHDLIVNSKILKAPVITRKRLVMLVGVFSTGNNFERRMALRRSWMQFEAVRSGDVAVQFFIGLNKNLQVNFELWKEAQAYGDIQFMPFVDYYSLISLKTIAICIMGTKSLPAKYIMKTDDDAFVRIDEVLSSLKEKPSNGLLYGLIEFDSSPHREKDSKWYISDEEWPHSSYPPWAHGPGYIISRDVAKFIVQGHKERELKL, encoded by the exons ATGAAACCATTAAGATCAACTTTTGGGTTATTCAAAATGAAGAAATGGTATGGTGGAGTGCTGATTTTAGTTCTTGCTATAGTCATGGTTTTCAGTTATAGCCTTAGAGAAACCCAAAGGCCCCAACCAAAAAAAAAGCAGTCAGCCTATGATTTCTTCAATAACCATCCACCCATAGATTCTCATAGAAAGGGAAATGATTCCTTTAAACTTCCCAAGGTGGAAGCTAAAAAACCATCCTTAATACAGAAACCCAAACTTATCAATGTTGAAGGGCTTGACAAATTGTATGCtccaagaaatgtttctgaaCAGGAGTCAAATGTCTTGCTTTTGTGGCCTCATTTGCACTTGCTATTGTCGAGGTCTGATGCTTTACCTGAAACTGGTCAGGGGATTAAAGAGGCTGCTAAAGCCTGGAAAGAATTACTTGCTTTGATCGAGGAAGAGAAAACTACTAAACTTAGTAATAACATCCGGCTGAAAGAGAAAAACTGTCCTTTCTCGGTTTGCAGCCCGGACAATGCATTGTTTAGTGGTGGAAATATACTTGAACTACCTTGTGGTCTAGTTGAGGATTCATCCATCACATTGATTGGTACCCCTAATGGGAGCTACCGGAGTTTTGAAATTGATCTTGTGGGATCAAACTTTTCAGAGGAACCGAAACCTCCTATTGTATTGCATTACAATGTCAGTGTTGCCGGAGATAACATGACAGAAGAGCCGTTTATAGCTCAAAATACATGGACTAATGAACTTGGCTGGGGAAAAGAGGAAAAATGTCCTTCTCATGTATCTTCTAACAATTTAAAAG TTGATGGACTTGGTCTTTGCAATGAACAACTTGTCAGAAGCACCATGGAAGAAAATCAGAATGTTAGTGTTTCTAGTGGCGATGCCTCGACAAATGCTTCCCAGCAAAGCAGCCATGCAAGTGCTAATTTCCCATTTGTTGAAGGGAACCCATTCACAGCTACCTTATGGGTCGGTTTAGAGGGGTTCCATATGACTGTAAATGGAAGGCATGAAACATCATTTGCATACAGGGAG AAACTTGAACCATGGTCAGTTAGTGGAGTCAAAGTTGTAGGTGGTTTGGATCTCTTATCTGCGTTTGCCAAAGGCTTGCCTGTTCCTGAAGATCATGATTTAATTGTCAATTCCAAGATACTTAAAGCTCCTGTGATTACTAGGAAAAGACTTGTAATGTTAGTTGGGGTCTTCTCCACTGGAAATAATTTCGAGCGTCGTATGGCATTGAGAAGATCTTGGATGCAATTTGAGGCTGTACGCTCCGGGGATGTAGCAGTCCAGTTCTTTATTGGCCtt AATAAGAACTTACAAGTCAACTTTGAGCTGTGGAAAGAAGCTCAAGCATATGGAGACATCCAATTCATGCCCTTTGTTGATTACTATAGTCTGATCAGTTTGAAAACTATTGCAATTTGCATTATGGGG ACTAAGAGCCTCCCTGCAAAATATATTATGAAAACAGATGACGATGCCTTTGTCAGGATTGATGAAGTTCTCTCCAGTCTCAAGGAAAAGCCATCCAATGGCCTATTGTATGGCCTTATAGAATTCGATTCATCTCCTCATAGGGAAAAAGACAGCAAATGGTACATCAGTGATGAG GAATGGCCACATTCTTCGTATCCACCATGGGCCCATGGTCCAGGTTATATTATCTCTCGAGATGTTGCGAAATTCATTGTCCAAGGACACAAAGAAAGAGAACTCAAG TTATAG